A genomic region of Sphingobacteriales bacterium contains the following coding sequences:
- a CDS encoding T9SS type A sorting domain-containing protein: MNTQYFLLFSRWLLLSAVWIFVLLPPEARAQNAEFAPVGAKWWYGGGNLDILGYKIFESVKDTLISNKACKKIEMIYYYYLLPLNTLHEGDVYSFYIHQNGEEIQWCSAPNWEFQTLIDFDAQVGTSWQIAEKNACYENYEPSFATVDSIGTVLINGVERKILYFTCSGTFTLGFGQITASAIEGIGSLYNFLPVETGGTQQCPIFFHSPIDELRCYEYNNTFYHHTSDAACELILGEETSISQDFSYSLNDNTLHITPPPLHNASYYQLFDVLGNIYDNGTIDKQGSDIDIANLTAGMYFIVLKYQNSVSTLKFCKL; this comes from the coding sequence ATGAACACTCAATACTTTTTATTATTCTCTCGTTGGTTGCTGCTATCGGCAGTGTGGATATTTGTATTATTGCCGCCCGAAGCTCGCGCCCAAAATGCCGAGTTTGCGCCTGTGGGGGCGAAGTGGTGGTATGGTGGCGGTAATCTTGATATATTAGGATACAAAATTTTTGAATCAGTAAAGGATACACTTATCAGCAACAAAGCCTGTAAGAAAATAGAAATGATATATTATTATTACTTACTGCCTCTCAATACTTTACACGAAGGGGACGTTTATAGTTTTTATATTCATCAAAATGGAGAAGAAATCCAGTGGTGCAGTGCTCCTAATTGGGAATTTCAAACATTAATAGATTTTGATGCTCAGGTGGGTACTTCGTGGCAAATTGCTGAAAAAAATGCTTGTTATGAAAATTATGAACCGAGTTTTGCCACAGTGGATAGCATAGGAACTGTTTTAATCAACGGAGTTGAGCGTAAAATTTTGTATTTCACCTGCTCAGGAACTTTTACGCTTGGTTTTGGACAGATTACTGCCTCCGCAATAGAGGGTATTGGTTCTTTGTATAATTTTTTGCCTGTTGAAACGGGAGGAACTCAACAATGCCCAATATTTTTTCATTCTCCAATAGATGAACTTCGCTGCTACGAATACAATAATACGTTTTATCACCACACAAGCGATGCAGCCTGCGAACTCATATTGGGCGAAGAAACAAGTATCTCGCAAGATTTTTCCTACTCGCTCAATGACAATACACTGCACATCACTCCCCCGCCTCTGCACAATGCTTCTTATTATCAACTGTTTGATGTGCTCGGCAATATATATGATAATGGAACAATAGATAAACAAGGCAGTGATATTGACATTGCCAACCTAACGGCAGGTATGTATTTTATTGTGCTGAAATATCAAAATTCTGTCTCCACACTTAAGTTTTGTAAATTGTAA
- a CDS encoding T9SS type A sorting domain-containing protein: protein MLLFLKIWVFIVISPPEARAQNAEFAPVGAKWSYMQHYVGPPYGYTFWSVHSEAVGDTLIEGKSCRMIKGYHNAYLHIENGVVERYFNGEFYTLFDFNKNKGEFWYSKIPNELDTIKIQVDSVKSVEITEGIFSKRLYVTATGIDANCGPTPVYIHIGSIDSFMGSATDFFPFYFCGTDYFLPSLHCYQDNEIQVTLPFWNITDCDYTNVGFNDNATGEAMPRIFPSLVRDKRLYCENHLFEEGSITINNLQGVAVFHQPVYKGVSALDLPTLPQGMYWVIFQSKNYYSIAKIVIQP, encoded by the coding sequence ATGTTATTATTTTTAAAAATATGGGTATTTATCGTCATATCGCCACCCGAAGCCCGCGCCCAAAATGCCGAGTTTGCGCCTGTGGGGGCGAAGTGGTCTTATATGCAACATTATGTAGGACCTCCCTATGGTTATACTTTTTGGTCGGTACATTCTGAAGCAGTAGGCGACACGCTCATTGAAGGCAAAAGCTGCCGTATGATTAAAGGCTATCACAATGCTTATTTGCACATTGAAAACGGCGTGGTAGAGCGTTATTTCAACGGTGAATTTTATACCCTCTTTGATTTTAATAAAAATAAAGGTGAATTTTGGTATAGTAAGATACCGAATGAATTAGATACTATAAAAATACAAGTAGATTCTGTAAAATCTGTAGAAATAACAGAAGGTATATTTTCTAAACGCTTATATGTAACTGCAACAGGTATTGATGCAAATTGTGGTCCAACACCTGTTTATATTCATATAGGAAGTATAGATTCATTTATGGGAAGTGCTACCGATTTCTTTCCTTTTTATTTTTGCGGAACTGACTATTTTCTACCTTCTTTACATTGCTACCAAGACAATGAAATTCAGGTTACTTTGCCCTTTTGGAACATTACTGATTGCGATTATACAAATGTAGGCTTCAACGACAATGCAACAGGTGAAGCGATGCCTCGTATTTTTCCGAGCCTTGTGCGGGATAAGCGGCTATATTGCGAAAATCACCTTTTTGAAGAAGGAAGCATCACCATCAATAATTTGCAAGGGGTAGCGGTTTTTCATCAACCTGTCTATAAAGGTGTATCCGCATTAGATTTGCCCACATTGCCGCAAGGTATGTATTGGGTTATTTTTCAAAGCAAAAATTATTACTCTATTGCCAAAATTGTAATTCAGCCATAA
- the hflX gene encoding GTPase HflX — protein sequence MLKDVKISSLHENEKAILVGLIYKEQTEPILDEYLKELTFLADTAGASTVKTFKQRLPYPDKATFIGKGKVQEIKDYIETHEIDLVIFDDDISPSQQNNLERELKRKVIDRSLLIIDIFAKRARSAQAKAQVELAQLQYLLPRLRGLWTHLERQQGGIGMRGPGEKEIETDRRIVNEKISRLKERLTDIDRQNFTQRRQREQLVRIALVGYTNVGKSTLLNTLAKTEVFAEDKLFATLDTTVRKLTIEQQPFLLSDTVGFIRKLPHNLIESFKSTLDEVRESDILLHVVDISHPHYEDQIAVVKKTLEELKVAHKPTLLICNKFDAFESTYFDPYIKDEDRLMVLEEFKQKLRSRYEEDVIFISALKKENLEELRHKIVEMIVKIRAKTAY from the coding sequence ATGCTAAAAGACGTAAAAATATCCAGTCTCCACGAAAACGAAAAAGCGATTTTGGTGGGGCTTATTTATAAAGAGCAAACCGAACCCATCTTAGACGAGTACCTGAAAGAACTGACTTTTCTTGCCGATACTGCGGGGGCAAGCACAGTAAAAACTTTTAAACAACGGCTCCCTTATCCCGATAAAGCCACCTTTATAGGCAAAGGCAAAGTACAGGAAATAAAAGACTACATAGAAACTCACGAAATAGATTTGGTAATTTTTGATGATGACATTTCGCCTTCGCAACAAAACAATTTAGAGCGCGAACTCAAGCGCAAAGTCATTGATCGCAGCCTTTTGATTATTGATATTTTCGCCAAACGCGCCCGCAGCGCACAAGCCAAAGCACAAGTAGAGCTAGCGCAACTACAATATTTATTGCCGCGTTTGCGGGGTTTGTGGACACACTTAGAACGCCAGCAGGGGGGTATCGGTATGCGTGGTCCCGGCGAAAAAGAAATAGAAACCGACCGCCGCATCGTAAACGAAAAAATCAGCCGCCTCAAAGAGCGACTCACCGATATTGACCGCCAAAACTTTACCCAACGCCGCCAACGCGAACAATTGGTGCGCATAGCTTTGGTGGGCTACACCAACGTGGGCAAATCCACACTGCTCAACACCCTTGCCAAAACAGAAGTATTCGCCGAAGACAAACTATTTGCCACTTTGGATACTACCGTGCGCAAACTCACTATTGAGCAGCAACCTTTTTTGTTGTCGGATACCGTGGGTTTTATTCGCAAGTTGCCGCATAATCTGATTGAAAGTTTTAAATCAACGCTTGATGAAGTGCGCGAAAGCGACATTTTGTTGCATGTGGTGGATATTTCGCACCCGCACTACGAAGACCAGATAGCGGTAGTAAAAAAGACATTGGAAGAACTAAAAGTAGCGCACAAACCCACTTTGTTGATATGCAACAAATTCGATGCTTTTGAAAGCACTTATTTTGATCCCTACATCAAAGACGAAGACCGCCTGATGGTGCTGGAAGAATTTAAACAAAAGCTGCGCAGCCGCTATGAAGAAGATGTTATTTTCATTTCGGCATTGAAAAAAGAAAATTTAGAGGAGTTGCGCCATAAAATTGTAGAAATGATAGTGAAAATCAGGGCAAAAACTGCTTATTAA
- a CDS encoding lipoprotein signal peptidase: protein MKKKYIPFIVVGCVLFFDQLVKFWIKTHMFIGQEFYILGDWFRIHFIENEGMAFGVTLGGNYGKLLLTVFRILMVFFIGYLIRQLLQRSASASILLSFSLIFAGALGNIIDSIFYGVLFSESSFHARNIAEFLPKGGGYAPLFHGKVVDMLYFPLYEGFLPAWIPFVGGDFFVFFRPVFNIADAAISVGVAVILLFQRHLIFSDELEPSEHEAKPHYTTPNDTDDNPPPQT, encoded by the coding sequence TTGAAAAAAAAATACATTCCTTTTATTGTTGTAGGCTGCGTGCTGTTTTTTGACCAACTCGTCAAGTTTTGGATAAAAACGCACATGTTCATCGGTCAGGAGTTTTATATTTTGGGCGATTGGTTTCGTATTCATTTCATTGAAAACGAAGGAATGGCTTTTGGCGTAACTTTAGGCGGCAACTACGGCAAACTGCTGCTCACGGTTTTTCGGATATTAATGGTATTTTTTATTGGCTACCTCATTCGTCAGTTGCTGCAACGCTCGGCATCGGCGAGTATATTATTGAGTTTTTCGCTCATTTTTGCGGGAGCTTTGGGCAATATTATAGATAGTATTTTTTATGGCGTATTGTTCAGCGAAAGTTCTTTCCATGCACGCAATATCGCCGAATTTTTGCCCAAAGGCGGTGGCTATGCCCCTTTATTTCACGGAAAAGTGGTAGATATGCTGTATTTTCCGCTTTACGAAGGATTTTTACCCGCTTGGATTCCGTTTGTAGGCGGCGACTTTTTTGTTTTCTTCCGTCCGGTGTTCAATATCGCCGATGCCGCTATTTCGGTAGGTGTCGCCGTTATTTTATTGTTCCAACGCCACCTTATTTTCTCCGACGAATTAGAACCCTCCGAACACGAAGCAAAACCACACTATACCACACCAAACGATACTGACGACAATCCCCCGCCGCAAACATAA
- a CDS encoding gliding motility-associated C-terminal domain-containing protein: MKKILLLILTLNMVQLFSQNLVPNAGFESSSGCPAAEGDFQNMCNSWWMINSVDYFNACGNSGFNSNTANQYGIETPAEGQAYAGLKLYLVDTSTTNNYREFPQVQLSQPLQAGEDYCVSFKISLADKARWAVGEFHVYFTNNVVSLPSNNYYPANITPSLVISSDSVFKTTDGWELIGARYTAQGGEQYMLIGNFYDDENTDNPTEIANGTEPTAYYYIDEVDVHLNDGIATVNISDSDTLTLCSEGSLVLNAGAGYKKYTWQDGSTQQTYQVRSEGMYRVTIEDLCGNKASDQVYVVKKDCQAGCLIFPKAFSPDGDAMNPTFRGLGTCAVENYTLKIFNRWGALIYETNDNSIGWDGTMEGGENAPVGSYMWIANYKDLENNFEVKNYGGVVLIR; the protein is encoded by the coding sequence ATGAAAAAAATACTTTTATTAATATTAACGCTGAACATGGTTCAGCTCTTTTCCCAAAATTTAGTTCCCAACGCCGGTTTTGAGTCAAGCAGTGGTTGTCCTGCTGCCGAAGGCGATTTCCAAAACATGTGCAATTCTTGGTGGATGATTAATTCTGTGGATTATTTTAATGCTTGCGGCAATAGTGGTTTCAACAGCAATACAGCAAATCAATACGGAATTGAAACGCCCGCCGAAGGACAGGCATACGCAGGATTAAAGTTGTATTTGGTAGATACGAGCACTACAAACAATTACCGCGAATTTCCGCAGGTACAGTTAAGTCAGCCGCTCCAAGCCGGCGAAGATTATTGTGTGTCGTTCAAAATCAGTTTGGCAGATAAAGCGCGTTGGGCAGTAGGTGAGTTTCATGTATATTTTACCAACAATGTAGTAAGTTTGCCTTCCAACAATTATTATCCGGCAAATATTACTCCGAGTTTGGTTATTTCTTCTGATTCGGTATTCAAAACCACAGATGGCTGGGAACTGATCGGTGCACGCTACACTGCACAAGGCGGCGAGCAATATATGTTGATTGGTAATTTTTATGATGACGAAAACACCGACAACCCCACCGAAATTGCCAACGGCACTGAGCCAACGGCTTATTATTATATTGATGAAGTAGATGTGCATTTGAATGACGGAATTGCCACCGTGAATATATCCGACTCCGACACGCTCACTTTGTGCAGCGAAGGTAGTTTGGTATTAAATGCAGGAGCGGGATATAAAAAATATACTTGGCAAGACGGCAGCACCCAGCAAACGTATCAGGTGCGCTCAGAAGGAATGTATCGCGTAACGATTGAAGATTTATGCGGCAACAAAGCCAGCGATCAGGTGTATGTCGTCAAAAAAGATTGTCAGGCGGGTTGTTTGATATTCCCGAAAGCCTTTTCGCCTGATGGCGATGCCATGAACCCCACATTCAGAGGTTTAGGCACTTGCGCTGTTGAAAATTATACCCTCAAAATTTTTAATCGCTGGGGGGCACTCATTTATGAAACCAACGACAATAGTATCGGCTGGGACGGCACGATGGAAGGCGGCGAAAACGCTCCTGTGGGCAGTTATATGTGGATAGCGAATTACAAAGACCTTGAAAACAATTTTGAAGTAAAAAACTACGGCGGGGTTGTTTTAATACGATAA
- a CDS encoding endonuclease/exonuclease/phosphatase family protein codes for MRRLTLLDKLFFYLNIPVAILLGISQAALYVNPSGKFWWVAVAGLAYPYLFFANLIFIIFWLLKFRLLPLLLSLGVMIGGRQNFQYTFATATTQLSEKDGAQKAETENSASLKVMTYNVENFDLYNWTENSTSRDSMLQLIRHENPDIIFFQEFFTDEDEKGNFNNVKKITNDLGYPYHRFEKTLTLENTKHWGLATFSKYPIISGDSFKKQFPKSLNLITYCVVEVAKGLRFQLFNSHLQSYRLGQKDYKYLEKISKIENIDLKGSKSILIKLRDAFRLRSAQVHTLAENIESSPYPVIVCGDFNDTPNSFAYHTLRQKKLKDAFLECGAGMGGTYNGPLPSFRIDYILHDKSFETKSFKIIEKGKSDHFPVVAVLHYDSKKQ; via the coding sequence ATGCGCCGCCTTACTTTATTAGATAAGCTGTTCTTTTACCTCAATATTCCTGTGGCAATCCTTTTGGGCATTTCACAGGCGGCATTATATGTCAATCCGTCCGGAAAATTTTGGTGGGTGGCAGTAGCAGGATTAGCTTATCCGTATTTATTTTTTGCGAATTTGATATTTATAATATTTTGGTTACTCAAGTTTCGTTTGCTTCCTTTGCTATTGTCGTTGGGAGTGATGATTGGGGGCAGGCAGAATTTTCAATATACCTTTGCCACAGCTACAACACAATTATCCGAAAAAGATGGGGCGCAGAAGGCGGAAACAGAAAATTCGGCTTCATTAAAAGTTATGACGTATAACGTAGAAAATTTTGATTTGTACAACTGGACAGAAAATAGCACTTCAAGAGACTCTATGCTGCAACTGATACGGCACGAAAACCCCGATATTATTTTTTTTCAGGAGTTTTTTACAGATGAAGACGAAAAAGGAAATTTCAACAATGTCAAAAAAATTACCAACGATTTAGGCTATCCCTACCATCGTTTCGAAAAAACACTCACTTTGGAAAATACGAAACACTGGGGACTGGCAACTTTTTCAAAATACCCGATTATCAGTGGAGACAGTTTCAAGAAACAGTTTCCGAAAAGCCTCAATTTAATTACTTATTGTGTAGTAGAAGTAGCCAAAGGATTGCGTTTTCAATTGTTCAATTCTCATTTACAATCGTATCGTTTGGGGCAAAAAGATTATAAATATTTAGAAAAAATATCTAAAATAGAAAATATAGATTTAAAAGGGTCTAAGTCTATTTTAATAAAACTGCGCGATGCTTTTCGTCTCAGAAGTGCTCAGGTACATACATTGGCTGAAAATATAGAGTCTTCGCCGTATCCGGTAATTGTGTGTGGCGATTTCAACGACACCCCCAACTCTTTTGCCTATCATACTTTGCGGCAAAAAAAACTCAAAGACGCTTTTTTGGAATGTGGCGCAGGTATGGGCGGCACTTACAATGGTCCCTTGCCCTCCTTTCGTATTGATTATATTTTACACGATAAATCTTTTGAGACAAAAAGTTTTAAAATAATAGAAAAAGGGAAATCTGACCATTTTCCGGTAGTAGCCGTTTTGCATTATGATTCCAAAAAGCAATAG
- a CDS encoding DUF255 domain-containing protein encodes MKKIFLSLALLCGVVLWSSFAAAQKADGDGGTATTAGIRWMSIEEAVAASQKNPKKIMVDVYTDWCGWCKKMDKTTFVHPTIVEYVNANYYAVKLDAEQKTPIKLGEETFEYVQGSNGRGYNQFAATLLNGRMSFPTLVFLGEDLSNLSIAPGFKEPDMMDKILHYFAENHHQTTPWADFDKSFQSKIAMPEKQTPVLQVTPSNK; translated from the coding sequence ATGAAAAAAATATTTCTTTCGCTGGCACTCTTGTGCGGGGTTGTGTTGTGGAGTTCATTTGCGGCGGCACAAAAGGCTGACGGAGACGGCGGCACTGCTACCACAGCAGGTATTCGTTGGATGAGCATTGAAGAAGCGGTGGCAGCTTCGCAGAAAAACCCTAAAAAAATTATGGTGGACGTATATACCGATTGGTGCGGCTGGTGCAAAAAAATGGACAAAACCACATTTGTTCACCCCACGATAGTAGAGTATGTAAATGCCAACTATTATGCCGTAAAATTAGATGCCGAACAAAAAACGCCCATCAAATTGGGTGAAGAAACTTTTGAGTATGTGCAAGGCAGTAACGGCAGAGGCTACAACCAATTTGCAGCCACCTTACTCAATGGCAGAATGAGTTTTCCGACTTTGGTGTTTCTGGGCGAAGATTTAAGCAATTTGAGCATTGCACCGGGTTTCAAAGAGCCGGATATGATGGATAAAATACTACATTATTTCGCCGAGAATCATCACCAAACCACCCCTTGGGCAGATTTTGACAAAAGTTTTCAATCCAAAATTGCGATGCCCGAAAAGCAAACACCCGTTTTGCAGGTAACACCCAGCAATAAATAA
- a CDS encoding ketoacyl-ACP synthase III has translation MKRTKISGIGHYVPERVISNADLEQMMDTTDAWIRERTGIEQRRWAVAGQETTASMATAAARRALENAGLTPEDVDFIIVATISPDHYFPGTGVLVQHQLGIREIGALDVRNQCSGFVYALSVGDQFVKAGTYKTVLVIGSELHSHGLEKTTRGRNVSVIFGDGAAAVVLQASDNDSGILSTHLHAQGAFAEELMVKDPGNLSAARYPVEGEALPESYYPYMNGNLVFKHAVVRFEEVINEALAHNGLQATDIDLLVPHQANYRIIQFLQRKMNLPEEKVVSNIQQYGNTTAASIPLALSQAHQTGRLQKGNLVCLAAFGSGFTWASALLRW, from the coding sequence CTGAAAAGAACCAAAATCAGCGGCATCGGGCATTATGTACCTGAGCGTGTAATCAGCAATGCCGACCTCGAACAGATGATGGACACCACCGATGCGTGGATACGCGAACGCACCGGTATTGAGCAACGCCGCTGGGCAGTGGCAGGTCAGGAAACAACGGCATCAATGGCAACGGCAGCAGCCCGCCGCGCGCTGGAAAATGCCGGACTGACACCGGAAGATGTAGATTTTATCATTGTAGCCACTATTAGCCCCGACCACTACTTCCCCGGAACGGGCGTGCTGGTGCAACACCAACTCGGCATTCGCGAAATAGGTGCGTTGGACGTGCGCAACCAATGTTCGGGTTTTGTGTATGCACTGTCGGTAGGCGACCAATTTGTGAAAGCAGGCACATACAAAACAGTGTTGGTAATCGGCAGCGAATTACACAGTCACGGCTTAGAAAAAACAACACGCGGGCGCAATGTGTCGGTGATTTTCGGCGATGGGGCGGCGGCGGTAGTGCTGCAAGCCTCCGACAACGACAGCGGCATCTTATCCACACATTTACATGCACAGGGAGCATTTGCCGAAGAGCTGATGGTAAAAGACCCGGGCAACCTAAGTGCGGCACGCTACCCTGTCGAGGGTGAAGCATTGCCCGAAAGCTATTATCCGTATATGAACGGCAACTTAGTATTCAAGCACGCCGTAGTGCGCTTTGAGGAGGTCATCAACGAAGCATTGGCACACAACGGTTTGCAGGCAACCGATATAGATTTACTTGTGCCGCATCAAGCCAATTATCGCATTATTCAGTTTTTGCAGCGCAAAATGAACCTGCCCGAAGAAAAAGTAGTGAGCAATATACAACAATACGGAAACACTACAGCGGCATCTATTCCATTGGCGTTAAGTCAAGCTCATCAAACAGGACGCTTACAAAAAGGGAACTTAGTATGTTTGGCTGCTTTTGGAAGCGGATTCACTTGGGCATCGGCTTTGTTAAGATGGTAA
- the ggt gene encoding gamma-glutamyltransferase: MVVSAHPEASRVGVDILKKGGNAIDAAVAVQMALAVVYPQAGNIGGGGFLIYRSAKGEAFCLDFRETAPAAVHRDMYLDSNGNIIPQLSIDGHLAAGVPGTVDGCIAMHERFGTLPWADLIQPAVDLARNGFVLTEKEAGFINKEKALFERLNRFNYFQKIGEWAADDTIHLEDLAGTLARIRDGGRAGFYAGQTAALLLAEMQYGGGIITQADLDNYHSVWRTPLRGSYKNMSLITMPPPSSGGICLLQILHMLENQPLQQWGLHSTAAVHAIAEAERRAYADRATYMGDPDFVRVPQKSLLNIQYLKERFASFNPEQATPSEHIQAGTLHAESEETTHISIIDTEGNAISLTTTLNSRFGNKVFVQGAGFLLNNEMDDFSAKSNTPNQFGLIANSNANTIEPNKRMLSSMTPTIAEKDGKVYMVLGAPGGATIITSVLQTLLNVEEFGLSMQEAVALPRFHHQWKPDQIFLETDTFSEQQRAALEALGHRLKEREPIGRVEAILRRDDGTLEGGADPRGDDSAQGF; this comes from the coding sequence ATGGTAGTGTCGGCACACCCCGAAGCCTCTCGCGTAGGAGTTGATATACTAAAAAAAGGCGGCAATGCCATAGATGCCGCTGTAGCCGTACAAATGGCGTTGGCGGTGGTATATCCACAGGCAGGCAACATAGGCGGTGGCGGTTTTTTGATATACCGTAGTGCCAAAGGCGAAGCGTTTTGTCTTGATTTTCGCGAAACAGCCCCCGCCGCCGTACACCGCGATATGTATTTGGATAGCAATGGAAATATAATTCCTCAGTTGAGTATAGACGGGCATTTGGCGGCAGGTGTGCCGGGCACGGTGGACGGTTGCATTGCCATGCACGAGCGTTTTGGGACATTACCTTGGGCAGATTTAATACAGCCCGCCGTTGATTTGGCACGAAATGGCTTTGTACTTACCGAAAAAGAAGCGGGATTTATCAATAAAGAAAAAGCCCTTTTTGAACGCCTCAACCGTTTCAACTATTTTCAAAAAATCGGCGAGTGGGCAGCAGACGACACGATACACTTAGAAGATTTAGCGGGTACTTTAGCGCGTATTCGCGATGGAGGCAGAGCCGGTTTTTATGCAGGACAAACGGCAGCTTTGCTGCTGGCAGAAATGCAATACGGCGGAGGCATCATCACACAAGCCGATTTGGACAACTATCATTCTGTATGGCGCACTCCTTTGCGCGGCAGCTACAAAAATATGTCGCTTATCACGATGCCGCCGCCTTCAAGTGGTGGTATTTGTTTGCTTCAAATTCTGCACATGTTGGAAAATCAACCGCTGCAACAATGGGGCTTACACAGCACTGCCGCCGTACACGCCATCGCAGAAGCCGAAAGGCGTGCTTATGCCGACCGTGCCACTTATATGGGCGACCCCGATTTTGTGCGTGTTCCGCAAAAATCTTTGTTAAATATTCAATATTTAAAAGAGCGTTTTGCTTCCTTTAATCCCGAACAAGCCACACCTTCGGAGCATATACAAGCGGGCACACTGCACGCCGAAAGCGAAGAAACCACACATATTTCTATTATAGATACCGAAGGAAATGCAATTTCGCTAACCACTACACTCAACAGTCGTTTTGGCAACAAAGTATTTGTGCAGGGGGCGGGGTTTCTATTGAACAACGAAATGGACGATTTCAGTGCAAAATCCAACACACCGAACCAATTTGGTTTGATAGCCAACAGCAACGCCAATACGATTGAACCAAACAAGCGCATGTTGAGTTCGATGACACCCACCATTGCAGAAAAAGATGGAAAAGTATATATGGTGTTGGGTGCGCCGGGTGGTGCTACGATTATTACATCGGTATTGCAGACATTATTAAATGTAGAAGAATTTGGTTTGAGCATGCAAGAGGCGGTGGCGTTGCCGCGTTTTCATCATCAATGGAAGCCCGACCAGATTTTTTTGGAAACGGACACTTTTTCGGAGCAGCAGCGTGCGGCTTTGGAGGCATTGGGACATAGGCTCAAAGAGCGCGAACCTATCGGCAGGGTAGAAGCCATTTTGCGGCGCGATGATGGCACTTTAGAGGGCGGAGCCGACCCGCGTGGAGATGATTCGGCACAAGGTTTTTGA